One genomic window of Carassius gibelio isolate Cgi1373 ecotype wild population from Czech Republic chromosome A10, carGib1.2-hapl.c, whole genome shotgun sequence includes the following:
- the LOC128020700 gene encoding glutathione hydrolase 5 proenzyme has protein sequence MAKSQSRRCCFCILALVCLVVTICLCIILTTKPKCAFTHGAVSADSARCSNIGRDILLEGGSAVDAAIAALLCTSLVNPQSMGLGGGAIFTIMDKTGKVKIISSRETVPKDVQADLLNKCPKTTPLAPGSHWIGVPGELRGYERAHQLYGKLPWAKLFAPSIKLAREGFPMPPYLAHFLQEKLIQMLIQGTELSELFYTDKTARQLRDTLKFPQLAETMETIATEGADAFYTGKIAKDLIQDVQHRNGVLSLEDLRTFQVRVSDAWSVQLGEYKMHFPPPPAGGAILSFILKLMHGFGLSPASTQGDQKTLTLHRFLEAVKFANGQKHNFKDPKFDSTNMTYITDEKFIKYIKALITDGSTHNASYYNFTPSVDSVGTTHVSVMAADGSAVSVTSTINHMFGSTVYSPKTGIILNNELADFCGQADSVTPKEQPPSSMAPTILQSQEKTLVIGGSGGSYITTAMALSIMNHLWFGMNLKKSISEKIVFVSSSNDVLFEDGYIKSAIEAMKAIGHNVTEKNIYPFLNVVNGISKEGQCISAVSDVRKLGESAGY, from the exons ATGGCTAAATCTCAGTCGAGACGCTGCTGCTTCTGCATACTCGCTTTAGTGTGCCTTGTTGTAACTATCTGCCTTTGCATCATTTTAACCACCAAACCGAAATGCGCGTTCACGCACGGCGCTGTTTCCGCGGACTCTGCCAGGTGCTCCAACATCGGCAG GGACATATTGCTTGAGGGGGGCTCAGCGGTGGACGCAGCCATCGCAGCTCTGCTCTGCACTAGTTTGGTCAACCCACAGAGCATGGGCTTGGGTGGAGGGGCCATCTTTACCATTATGGACAAAACAG GCAAAGTGAAAATCATCAGCTCAAGAGAAACCGTCCCAAAAGATGTCCAAGCGGATCTGCTGAATAAGTGTCCGAAAACCACTCCATTAGCTCCAG GAAGTCACTGGATAGGTGTACCAGGAGAACTCCGTGGCTACGAAAGGGCTCATCAGTTGTATGGAAAGCTGCCCTGGGCCAAACTATTCGCGCCCTCTATCAAGCTGGCACGAGAGGGCTTCCCCATGCCACCCTACCTCGCTCATTTCTTGCAGGAAAAATTAATCCAAATGCTGATTCAAGGCACTGAACTCAG tgaaCTATTTTACACGGACAAGACAGCTCGTCAACTAAGGGACACCCTCAAGTTCCCTCAGCTGGCAGAAACCATGGAAACTATCGCCACAGAAGGAGCCGATGCCTTTTACACTGGAAAAATCGCCAAGGACTTAATCCAGGATGTACAACATAGAA ATGGAGTGTTATCATTAGAAGATCTGAGAACTTTTCAGGTCAGAGTCAGTGACGCGTGGTCAGTCCAACTAGGGGAATACAAGATGCACTTCCCTCCTCCACCGGCAGGGGGAGCGATCCTCAGCTTTATCCTCAAACTAATGCATG GGTTCGGGCTTTCTCCAGCCTCCACCCAAGGAGACCAGAAAACCCTGACTTTGCATCGGTTCCTTGAGGCGGTTAAGTTTGCCAATGGACAAAAGCACAACTTCAAAGACCCCAAGTTTGACTCTACAAAT ATGACGTACATCACAGATGAGAAGTTCATTAAGTACATCAAGGCTTTGATCACTGACGGCTCCACACACAACGCCTCTTACTACAACTTCACGCCGTCAGTGGACAGCGTTGGCACCACGCATGTTTCAGTGATGGCAGCAGATGGCAGTGCCGTGTCAGTCACCAGCACCATCAACCACAT GTTTGGGTCAACTGTTTACTCTCCTAAAACTGGTATCATCCTCAACAACGAGCTAGCTGACTTCTGCGGCCAAGCAGATTCTGTCACACCAA agGAGCAGCCTCCCTCCTCCATGGCTCCTACCATCCTGCAGTCCCAGGAGAAGACTCTGGTGATTGGTGGATCAGGAGGAAGTTACATCACCACAGCTATGGCTCTG TCTATTATGAACCACTTGTGGTTTGGGATGAACCTTAAAAAATCTATCAGTGAAAAAATAGTATTTGTGAGCTCCAGCAACGATGTCCTTTTTGAGGATGGATACATCAAA